In the Euphorbia lathyris chromosome 5, ddEupLath1.1, whole genome shotgun sequence genome, one interval contains:
- the LOC136230589 gene encoding histone H3.2-like encodes MARTKQTARKSTGGKAPRKQLATKAARKSAPATGGVKKPHRFRPGTVALREIRKYQKSTELLIRKLPFQRLVREIAQDFKTDLRFQSSAVSALQEASEAYLVGVFEDTNLCAIHAKRVTIMPKDMQLARRIRGERA; translated from the coding sequence ATGGCTCGCACAAAGCAAACAGCCAGAAAATCTACCGGAGGAAAGGCACCAAGGAAGCAGCTAGCTACAAAGGCTGCCAGGAAATCTGCTCCGGCAACCGGTGGAGTAAAGAAGCCGCACAGGTTCAGGCCAGGAACTGTGGCCCTGAGAGAAATTAGGAAGTACCAGAAGAGTACTGAGCTATTAATCAGGAAACTTCCATTCCAGAGGTTGGTGAGGGAAATAGCACAAGATTTCAAGACAGATCTGAGATTCCAGAGCAGCGCTGTATCTGCACTACAGGAGGCATCTGAAGCCTATTTGGTTGGAGTGTTTGAGGATACCAATCTATGCGCTATTCATGCTAAGAGGGTTACAATTATGCCTAAGGATATGCAGTTGGCTAGAAGGATTAGGGGCGAGAGGGCTTAA